The genome window TAGGGTTCATATCCAACTTAAACTTCGAGCTTCTTTCTCATATATTCACGCACTTATTTGAAGAATTGTAGGACAATTTGTTTGTGCCTACGTGGCTTAGTGTCATTGGTGGATAGAAGGAACAAGTACCTCAGGTACTGTACTATATCGCAATGTCGAACAAGCTCTCTAAGCTTTCAAAACCATGGAAGGCAAAGCTACCAGTTTAGCAAATCTCCTGCAGGGTTGCATAGATAAGAAAGCCCATTTGGCCGGCAAGCTCATTCATGCTTTCATATTACGTAGCAATGGCCTCTTGTCGAATACTTTCCTATCTAACCGCCTCGTTGAGTTGTACTCTAAATGTGGTAATATCGGTTATGCAGACCGGGTGTTTGATAAAATGCCTCACCGAGACGTGTATTCCTGGAATGCCATATTGGGTGGCTACTGTAAATTTGGGAGTTTAGGGGATGCTCAGGAGTTATTTTTGAAATTGCCTGAGAGAAACACCGTTTCTTGGAACACTCTGATTAGTGCGTTAGTCCGGCATGGGCAAGAGGAAACTGCATTGGGTGTTTATGATACAATGATTTTGGAGGGATTCATGCCTACCCATTTCACATTGGCGAGTGTGTTTAGTGCGTGTGGAGCATTGTTGGATGTGGAGCATGGTAGGAGATGTCATGGTCTGGCCATCAAAATTGATCTTGAGGAGAATATTTATGTGGGCAATGCTATACTCTCCATGTATGCAAAATGTGGACTTATTAGGGATGCAATTCGGGTTTTTGGTGACATGGCTGAGCCTAATGAAGTTACTTTTACGGCTATCATGGGTGGGTTAGCGCAGACGGACAGAGTCATGGAGGCTTTGGAAATGTTTAGAATGATGTGTAGGAAAGGGGTTCGTATTGATTCTGTCTCATTGTCGAGCATCTTGGGTGTTTGTGCgaaaggaggagaaggaggcGGCGAGAATGGTCTTGATGATCAGAGTGATGGATTTCCATGTAATGTGAATGGACAACAAATACATGGTCTTACAATTAAACTTGGATTTGAGGGAGATCTTCATTTGAACAATTCATTGCTTGATATGTACGCTAAGAATGGGGATCTGAATAATGCTGAGAAGGTTTTTGCTAATTTGCCAAAAGTCAGTAATGTGTCTTGGAATATCATGATAGCTGGGTATGGCCAGATAAGCGAGACTCAGAAAGCTTTAGAATATCTGGAAAGAATGCGATCTTGCTGTTTTGAACCAGATGAGGTTACTTATATTCATACGCTTGCAGCATGTGTCAAGTCTGGTGATATAAAAAGTGGCCGTCAAATGTTTGATAACATTTCATGCCCAAATGTGAGTTCATGGAATGCCATTCTCTCTGGCTATTTTCAGAGTGGGGACCACAAGGAGGCAATCGAGCTTTTCAGGGAAATGCAGTTTCAACATGTGCAACCTGATCGAACTACATTGGCAGTTGCCCTCAGCTCCTGTGCAGCAATGGGGCTTCTGCAGGCTGGAAAAGAAATACATGCTGCCTCACAAAAGGCTGCCTTTCAAACAGACGTGTATGTTGCAAGTGGACTTCTTAACATGTATTCAAAGTGTGGTCGGACAGAAATGGCAAAGCATATATTTCATAATATGCTTGAATTAGATATTGTTTGTTGGAACTCTATGATAGCAGGTCTTTCGCTCAATTCTCAAGATAAGGAAGCTTTCACTTTCTTTAAGCAGATGCGGCATGATGAGATGAGACCTACCCAATTCACTTATGCTACTGTACTGAGTTGTTGTGCGAAGCTGTCTTCTTCATTTCAAGGGAAGCAGGTTCATGTTCAGATGACAAAAGATGGATATATGAGTGATCTCTTTGTAGGGAGTGCTCTCATTGATATGTACTGCAAATGTGGTGATGTAGATGAGGCCAGGAAATTTTTTGATATGATGCCTAGTAAAAATACTGTTACTTGGAATGAAATGATACATGGGTATGCTCAAAATGGACGTGGAGATGAAGCTGTTCTGCTTTACAGGGACATGATTGGATCAAGTCAGAAACCTGATTGTATAACTTTTGTTGCTGTTTTGACTGCTTGTAGCCATTCCGGATTGGTCGATGCAGGCATTGAAATATTCAATTCTATGGAACAAGAACATGGAGTGGTGCCAGTTTTGGATCATTATACTTGCATTATTGATGCTCTAGGTCGTGCTGGTCGTTTCCATGAAGCAGAAGTCCTGATAGACGAGATGCCATATAAAGATGATCCAGTTATATGGGAGGTTTTGCTTAGCTCTTGTAGGGTTTATGCTAATGTGGGGTTAGGAAAAAGAGCAGCATATGAACTCTTCCGCTTGACCCCAAATAATTCAGCCCCTTATGTGCTTCTGGGCAATATTTATTCTTCTTTAGGAAGATGGGATGAGGCAAGGGATGTGAGAGATCAAATGAGTGACAAACAGGTCATTAAGGATCCAGGTTATAGCTGGATTGAATATGATAAGGGCAAGCAAACCGGTATGGAGGATGATAATTTTATGTTAATTGATGATGAAGTCGAAGtagcaagtaacaaaaaatcTTTCTATGCTGCCTAGAACAAAGTCAAAACATTGCTCTTGGTGCTTCTTCACGTGGTATTCTCCTTATGGAGCTTGGGAACCATAAAGAGAAGGTCAGTCAAGATTTAGCATTTCTGTGATGAGTCTGTCAGGTTTCCAATGAATTTATCTATTCTCtaatgttaattaaaatttgacaTAATCAGGTTTTAATGCTGCATCATGCATTTCTCAAGAACCTCACTACCCCTGCTAGGTTTGCATCACTGGCAGGCTACTTCAGAAGGTTTTGATCTCACAGGCATATTGCAAGTGCCTTTTGCTGCTGGAACAGATGGCCCTTTGGTTTCATCATCAAGAGCACATGTTATATTTTGCAGCTGAGTATTGTTACATCATCACCATATAGAACAAGCGAGTCACAGTCACAGACAAGTTGGTGATGCACCTTCCTAATGGCTTTAGCAGGTGAAcaaatcttctctctcttgatCGGCCTTTCGCTTTCTTTCTATTGTGAAACGAAATCTAAGCATTCTTCTTAATTCCTTTTCCTCACaggattttgtttcttacttCACCATAGGTCAGGGGTTTGATCCCCtccaatgaaaagaaaaacaatctTCCTTAGAAAAAGCTTATGAAAGAGAACCCAAATGCAGGCCTCACAAGGCAGCAGAGACAGGTGGGGGGAGGGATGGAGGAAACTCAAACCTGAAGAATAAATCGCATAGCCATGACCCGTGAAGGAGGAAGCTATATTCATTTGTATCCACATGGTTCATCAGAGACAGAATAGCTTATctggaaattttttgtttatttgtttgctGTTTTGATGTAAAAATGTAGTTGTTAACCCATAAAATTTGTAgaagtttcaaccatatgaCGGTTTTGGTTCAAATAATTGCTTAAAAAGGTGAAAAAGTAAAAGCGCTATGTTTTTTATTCTGATATCAATTGAAGGTTCAAACATATTTGTTTAACacctttgatttgtttgacaGACAATTGAAGgataaaatatttcaactcaataaaaacttatttctGGTTTCCTATTTGGAAATAATCCAATGGTCACCAAGGAATTTCCTGACCATCCCAGGCGAAAAACTTTCCATTATCATGGCTTTTGGCATTGTGGATGATGCTTAAGAGCTTCTGTACTGAGAATTCTGTTGTGAAAAGTTTGTCTTCAGGAACATTTCTCTGAAATGGCCTGGAGAGATCTGTGTCCACTGTACCTGGGTGCAATAAAATGCACGTAATTGGATCCTTCCTTCGTGCAAATTCCACtgatatattttttgtcaCTGCAAATACAGTGGACAACCAGAATTATAAAGTTGAAACATAACCATTTAAGTTTACTGCAAAACTACTATTAGTTCAATCTGATATAAACATGCttgatcaaaataaaaataaaaattgatgttAAGAGACCTCAAGCAAGAAATCATACGTTGATTAAGTGCAGATTTTGAAGCTCGATAAGAATGCCAACCCCCCAGGCGATTATCACCTATGGAACCCACTCTGGCACTTAAGTTGGCCACAACTGCGACATCCCTTTCAGTTCCCAAGCCGCCTCCATCCTTTAAGAGAGGCCACATATGCTGCTTGCACAAATTACAGATTACAATAATTAGCCAACTCTAATATGCACTTCCATGAAGATTAATGTGAGGGAACTTACAAGGACTTTGGTTCTGAAATAGTATGTGTATTTTATTCAAGAACCAAGTCaagtttgaaaatgaaattcaagtG of Prunus dulcis chromosome 4, ALMONDv2, whole genome shotgun sequence contains these proteins:
- the LOC117624557 gene encoding pentatricopeptide repeat-containing protein At4g20770 — its product is MEGKATSLANLLQGCIDKKAHLAGKLIHAFILRSNGLLSNTFLSNRLVELYSKCGNIGYADRVFDKMPHRDVYSWNAILGGYCKFGSLGDAQELFLKLPERNTVSWNTLISALVRHGQEETALGVYDTMILEGFMPTHFTLASVFSACGALLDVEHGRRCHGLAIKIDLEENIYVGNAILSMYAKCGLIRDAIRVFGDMAEPNEVTFTAIMGGLAQTDRVMEALEMFRMMCRKGVRIDSVSLSSILGVCAKGGEGGGENGLDDQSDGFPCNVNGQQIHGLTIKLGFEGDLHLNNSLLDMYAKNGDLNNAEKVFANLPKVSNVSWNIMIAGYGQISETQKALEYLERMRSCCFEPDEVTYIHTLAACVKSGDIKSGRQMFDNISCPNVSSWNAILSGYFQSGDHKEAIELFREMQFQHVQPDRTTLAVALSSCAAMGLLQAGKEIHAASQKAAFQTDVYVASGLLNMYSKCGRTEMAKHIFHNMLELDIVCWNSMIAGLSLNSQDKEAFTFFKQMRHDEMRPTQFTYATVLSCCAKLSSSFQGKQVHVQMTKDGYMSDLFVGSALIDMYCKCGDVDEARKFFDMMPSKNTVTWNEMIHGYAQNGRGDEAVLLYRDMIGSSQKPDCITFVAVLTACSHSGLVDAGIEIFNSMEQEHGVVPVLDHYTCIIDALGRAGRFHEAEVLIDEMPYKDDPVIWEVLLSSCRVYANVGLGKRAAYELFRLTPNNSAPYVLLGNIYSSLGRWDEARDVRDQMSDKQVIKDPGYSWIEYDKGKQTGMEDDNFMLIDDEVEVASNKKSFYAA